Genomic DNA from Paenibacillus borealis:
CGGAAGCGTTCATCCGCCCAGGCGATCATGCTTTTACCGAACACAATGGACACTGAAATGTACACAGCCGCAAGCGCATGCGCCGTCGTAGCGGAAGCTCCCCCGGCCAGATCCACACCGGAGATGACCAGCAGAATGATGTCCAGCACCGGAGTCAGCACCAGGAAAATCAGGCCCAGCGTGTTGCGCTTGAAGATATACCGTGCCGTGAAACCGGCAAGAATGACAACCCAGAATAACACTTCGCAGGCGACAATTGCCCATGCTACCAGATTCATAATGCACCTCTTGTTGGATTATTTTTGGTAATAACGGAAGTATAGCAGCGATATTTAAACAATACAACTGTATTATTTAAATTGTGTTTCGAGTTTAGGTTATGCTACAATATGGACATGCCAAAAATAGTAGATCATTCAGAGCGGAAATCGAATATTGCAGAAGCGACCTGGCGTGTCATTATCCATCAGGGGATCAAAGGGGCAACTGTGCGTAATATTGCTGCTGAGGCGGGTGTATCCCTGGGGGCGCTGCGCCATTATTTCTCTACCCAGCATGAGCTGCTGGTATTTGCCATGAATCTGGTGAAGGAACGGGTGACTGGACGGATCGTGAACATCATGCAGACGGACCTTCCTCCCAGAGAACAGGTTGCCAGGGTTCTGCTGGAGCTGCTTCCCGTAGACGACAGCAGCATGGCTGAGATGGAGGTGTGGTTCGCATTTATCTTCCACCTCAAGTCAGCCGGAGAACCTAACAGTGAGCTTAGTGACGCTATCTATCCGCTTGTCATCCAGCTGATTGATTATCTGGACGGGCACGGGCTGCTCCGGCAAGAGCTGGATAAGGATAATGAGGCTGAGCGGCTGTATGCCGTGGTCGACGGACTAGCCCTGCACGCCATGCTGGAGCCTGAACGGCTGAACAAACAGCGGATCATCCGGGTACTGAACATTCATCTGGATTCTATCTGCAACAGCGGAGAGGCACAGTGATTTGCTATATTGCCAGAGTTATGTTATAAAAAGTAGTGTATATTTTTCGGGTTGTTACTGTTAAATCAGGCAAAACCGCTACCTTAACAAAGGTGTGGTTTTGCCTTTTCTTGTTTAGTAAGCAGTAATAGCTGAAACCATAAACTATAAAGAGAGTTGGAGAGAAACATGCAAACAACATTCAGAATTATCGACGAAGACGGAATTCACGCGCGTCCGGCCACAGCGTTGGTCAATACAGCAACCAAGTTTAAGGACACAGAGGTTTTTGCCGAAGCAAAGGGCAAGAAGGTTACTTTGAAATCTATTCTTGGTGTATTGTCACTCGGACTGGAAAGCGGCGATACCCTGACCCTGATCACTGAAGGCGGCCAGGAAGCAGAAGCCCTTGGCGCACTTCAGGATGTAATGATCAAAGAGGGATTGGGCGAGCTCAATGATTAAGATTTCAGGCATCGCAGCTTCCGCAGGTATTGCTGTTGCTAAAGCGTTTATCCTGAAGCATCCGGACTACACCATCACGAAGACCACCGTTAGCGATGTGGAGCTTGAAATTGTCAAGCTGGAGAGCGCCCTGGAGATTTCCAAGGGTGAACTGGCGCGGATTAAGGCACGTACGCTGGCAGAGCTGGGAGAGAAGAAAGCGGAGATTTTCGAATCCCATCTGCTGATTCTGGAGGATCCTGAGCTGATCAGCCCGGTGATGGACAAAATCCGTGAGGAAGCTGTAAACGCGGACTATGCGCTGCAGGAGGTCGCTAATCAGTTCATCGAAATGTTCGAGAATATGAAAAGCACTTATCTTCAGGAACGTGCAGCAGACATGCGGGATGTAACCAAACGTGTGCTGAACCATCTGCTGGGAATTTCCTATGTCAGCCCGGCGGAAATCAGCGAAGAGGTTATTGTGATTGCAGAGGATCTGACGCCTTCAGATACAGCACAGCTTAACCGCAAATATGTAAAAGGCTTCACCACCAATATTGGCGGACGCACCTCACACTCGGCGATTATGGCCCGTTCACTGGAAATACCGGCAGTTGTCGGCACCAAGAATGTAATGTCTGAGGTGAAAGCCGGAGATCTTATCATTGTAGACGGACTAAGCGGGGACGTGCTGGTTAATCCCGGTGAAGCTGAAGTAGCCTTGTACATAGGCAAGCAGAAGGAGTACGATCTGCAGATCGCAGAATGGAAAAAGCTGCGCGAAGAGCCTACGGTATCCGCAGACGGCAAGCATGTTGAGCTGGCTGCCAATATCGGTACGCCGAATGATGTTGCAGGCGTAATCGACAATGGCGGTGAAGGCGTAGGCCTGTATCGTACCGAGTTCCTCTACATGGGCCGCGACAAGCTGCCTTCCGAGGAAATTCAGTATAATGCCTACCGCACCGTGCTTGAGAATATGCAAGGCAAGCCGGTTGTTGTCCGTACACTGGATATCGGCGGAGACAAGGAGCTGCCTTACCTGGAGCTTCCGAAGGAAATGAATCCGTTCCTCGGGTTCCGCGCGATCCGGCTCTGCCTGGACCGTCAGGATATCTTCCGTACCCAGCTGCGTGCTTTGCTGAGAGCAAGTGTGCAAGGCGATCTGCGCATTATGTTCCCGATGATTGCCACCCTGGGTGAATTCCGTGCAGCCCGCGATCTGCTGCTGGAAGAAAAGGCTAAGCTGCGTGAAGAAGGCAAGGAGGTATCGGATCAGATTCAGCTGGGTATTATGGTTGAGATTCCTTCCACTGCGGTACTTGCAGACCAGTTCGCGAAGGAAGTTGATTTCTTCAGTATTGGTACGAACGATCTGATTCAATATACTATGGCTGCTGACCGGATGAATGAACGGGTCTCCTACCTGTATCAGCCTTACAATCCGGCCATCCTGCGTCTGATCAAGAATGTAATCGATGCAGCTCACGCTGAAGGCAAGTGGACGGGCATGTGCGGCGAAATGGCCGGAGATGCCACAGCGATTCCGCTGCTGCTGGGACTGGGCCTCGATGAGTTCAGTATGAGTGCAACCTCCATCCTGCCGGCACGCAGCCAGATTGCCAAGCTGTCCTCGGCGGATATGAAGGAACTGGCAGCCAAGGCACTGCAGCTGGGTACTGCGGAAGAAGTCGCTGCATTGGTGCAGGCTATTAAGTAGATTTTGAATAATCTGTTTGTTCGGACTCGGTCTACATCCGCTTTTTCCAATTAACATTTACCGGCATTCTCTTAGTGGGTGCCGGTTTTTTTGTGTTTTAGGAAATTATATAATTTCCACAAATGTGGATAACGTTGAAGAAGCGCCTGAAGAAGCTGGGAAGGGTAGGGGAAAGGTGTGGCTGCGTGGGTGGTCGGAACTAGCTGGAATTTCTCCACTTGCTCATGAGCGGAGGAGCCCTTACCAGGCAACAGTTGGATAAACAGCACTTAATATGCCGGGAATGGTTCAAAGAAGAGGAAACGCATGAAACTAAATGACGTTTATCCAACTAATTACCTCAGACGCTGCAAAAGATCCAAATTAAGATACGTTTATCCAACTAATCCTACAGAGCCCGAGGGGATACGAGCTATGACCGCCATTGTATGCAGCTACGGATTTCAATGGGGGATTAGCCGGGAACGGAGACAATCAACGATTTACAGCGTTTTGTGCACATGATAAAATATTAAAAACACAAAATATATCAACCGCAATGAAATAAATCACATAGATTAGCTGTTCATTAACCGGGTGTTCTCTAAGCTACCGTTTGCTGAGGGCGCCTTTTTTCTTGTATAACTTCCAGGGTAATGACGGCTATCTGCCAGACAACGCAGCAGCCAGACTATCCGCAGTGAAGCACACTGGAGGAATATGATGATAAGAGCGGTAATTATCGACGATGAGAAACCGGCACTGGATGTGTTGCATTATCTGCTGCAAAGAGATGGACGGGTAGAGGTGATCGGGGCGTTTCAAAGGCCTTTGGAGGCTCTGGAGCAAATACAGGTGCTGCAGCCGGATATCGTGTTCATGGATATGGAGATGCCGCTGATGAACGGGGTAGAGCTGGCGGGAATACTGCTGGAGACCGTCAGGGATCTGGAGGTTGTTTTTGTGACTGCACATAATGCGTATGCTGTGGAGGCCTTCCGGATTGAAGCTCTGGATTATTTGCTGAAACCGCCGACGCCTGTGCAGCTTGACCGGGCAGTTACACGCTATCAGAAGAAACGGCGGTTACCGGCAGAACAGGAGATGAGGATGCCGCTTAAGCCGGCAAGGATTGTCAGCTTCGGGGGCTTCTATGTGCTGAGTGCGGGCGGCCAGGAGGATAAGGTGAAGTGGAGAACTTATAAGTCCAAGGAACTGATGTCCTTCCTGTTTCTGAAAGGGGCAGCTTACGTACCCAAAGGCCAGATTATTCAGGCGTTATGGCCGGAGTGCAGTGATGTGCAGGCTCACTCCAATCTGCACACCACGCTATATAAAATGAAGACTGCGCTCAAAAAAGCAGAGGTCCATGTGGACATTCATTTCAAAGGCGGGAGCTACCGGATGGAGATTGCCGGAGCTGCCGGGGACTTATGGGAGTTTGAGGATTTCGCGAGGAGAAATGATCCGCTTACCCTGCTTACGGTGCCCAAATATGAGTATATTCTGGAGCTCTACCAGGGTGAGCTGTTTGCGGATGACGATTATTGGTGGAGCAACTCCAAGAGAGCAGAGATGCTCGGATTCTACGTCATGCTGTCGAAGAAGCTGTGCAGCTACTTCATCGCGGAAGGGCGTCTTAAGGAGGCTATGCACCGGGTTCATCTGCTGCTGGATAAGTCACCGCTGGATGAAGAGGCGCATGAGCTGCTGATGGGCATCTATTTCCGCCAAAAGGACCGGATCAGCCTGATCCGGCATTATCATGCGATGAAGGAACTGCTAAGCAACGAACTAGGGCTTGAGCCGAAAGAATCGGTAAGGCAGCTGTACAGTGAAATGCTCTCTAAACAGTAGGTACGGGCTGGGCTCAGGTCCACTTAGCGGACCACAGCTTCATTTCATGAAGGATCTGATGCAGATCCGCACCTTTGGGGGTCAGCGTATATTCCACAGTAACCGGAACGGTCGGGAATACGCAGCGTTCCAGTACACCATGATCTTCGAGGTGTCTCAGGGTGCTGGTCAGCGCGCGCGGGCTGATGCCTTCGATATTGCGCTGCAGCTCACCGAAGCGTTTCGTGCCGCCCTGCAGCTCTCTCAGCACCAGGAAAGCCCATTTTCCGGCTAGTACCTCCAGTGTTTTTTCTATATTGCATTCGATAGAGACGGGGTTCTTAGGGATATAATTACTGGCAGAATTGGCTGCTTTCAAGGGATTTCCTCCTGTTCCAAGGCACTATACCAGAGTATAGCAACTATACTGGATGACATATAATAAACTATTTTTCACTTCTTTCTATTATATACAATCTGTTCTAGAATGAACATGTGTATGGAGCAACCGGTTAACAGGGCCGGATTCAGAGAGGAGCAAGGATTCATGAAATACCGCAGATTAGGTGGAACCGGACTTAAAGTCAGTGAGATCAGCCTGGGAAGCTGGTTGACCTACGGAGGATATGTAGAACAGGACAATGCCGTTAGAGCCATTGAAACCGCTTACTCCCTGGGTGTTAATTTTTTTGATACGGCTAATGTGTATGAGAAAGGGGAAGCGGAAAAGGTGCTGGGCGCTACCCTGAGCAGCTATCCGCGCGAATCCTATGTGCTGGCGACCAAAGTATACGGTGTGATGGGTGACGGTCCCAATGACCGCGGCCTGTCCCGTAAGCATATTACCGAGCAATGTAATGCTAGCCTGAAACGGCTCGGTGCTGAATACGTGGATCTGCTGTATTGCCACCGGTATGATCCGGAAACACCAATTGAAGAAACATTGCGGGCACTGGATGATTTGGTCCGGCAGGGTAAGGTGCTCTATGTGGGTGTAAGTGAATGGACGGCGGCACAGATGGCCGAGGCCCTTGCGGTTGCCGACCGTTATCTGCTGGATCATATCGTGGTCAACCAGCCGATCTACAATATGTTCGAACGTTATATTGAGAAAGAAATCATTCCGCTGGGCCTGCGCAAAGGGATCGGACAAGTCGTATTCTCACCGCTGGCCCAAGGGCTGCTGACCGGCAAATACAGCTCGGTCTCCGATATTCCAGAGGACAGCAGGGCTGCTAAGCTCGACTGGATGCGTAAAGGAATTACGGAGGAGAGAATCGCCAAGGTTCAGGAGCTGGGCAGCATTGCCGCTGAACTGGATATTTCTGTAGGCAATCTGGCGCTGGCCTGGATTCTGCGTCAGCCTAACGTTGCCAGCGCCCTGGTCGGTGCCAGCCGGCCGGAGCAGGTGGAAGAGAATGTGAAGGCTTCGGGTATTGAGCTCACCGGGGATGTTTTAACACGTATTGAAGAAATTATCGGCTAAATTACCGGCTAAGAGAGGAAGGATGCAGAGTGAAGGTTCTATTTATCGGAGGTACAGGGCTAATCAGCCAGGCGGTGTCCCGGCTGGCAGTGGAACGGGGAATAGAACTGTATCTGTTCAACCGTGGCGAGCGCAGCAGCTTCGTGCCGCAAGGCGCGCAGGTGATTCAGGGAGATATCCGTGATAAGGAGAAGGCAGCCGGGGCGCTGAAGGATTACGAATTCGATGCTGTGGTTGACTGGATTGCCTTCACACCGGAGCATGTGCAGACGGATATTGATTTATTCACCGGTAAGACGAAGCAGTATATCTATATCAGCTCTGCTTCCGCATATCAGAAGCCGCAGCGTAATTATCTGATTACCGAGGAAACCCCGCTGGTGAATCCGTATTGGCAGTATTCCCGGGACAAGATTGCCTCGGAAGAGCTGCTGCTGGAGGCGTATCAGAACAGCGGCTTCCCGGTTACGATTGTCCGTCCTTCCCATACGTATGGAGATACAGCTATTCCGGCGGCACTGACCAGCTGGAGTAATCCATGGTCGCTGGTGGAACGCATCCGCAAAGGCCAGCCGCTTGTCATTCATGGCGACGGTACCTCCTTATGGACATTGACGCATAATTCCGATTTTGCCAAAGGGTTCGTCGGGCTGCTGGGTCATCCGGAGGCTATCGGAGAAGCTATTC
This window encodes:
- a CDS encoding TetR/AcrR family transcriptional regulator produces the protein MPKIVDHSERKSNIAEATWRVIIHQGIKGATVRNIAAEAGVSLGALRHYFSTQHELLVFAMNLVKERVTGRIVNIMQTDLPPREQVARVLLELLPVDDSSMAEMEVWFAFIFHLKSAGEPNSELSDAIYPLVIQLIDYLDGHGLLRQELDKDNEAERLYAVVDGLALHAMLEPERLNKQRIIRVLNIHLDSICNSGEAQ
- a CDS encoding winged helix-turn-helix transcriptional regulator — its product is MKAANSASNYIPKNPVSIECNIEKTLEVLAGKWAFLVLRELQGGTKRFGELQRNIEGISPRALTSTLRHLEDHGVLERCVFPTVPVTVEYTLTPKGADLHQILHEMKLWSAKWT
- a CDS encoding response regulator, translated to MMIRAVIIDDEKPALDVLHYLLQRDGRVEVIGAFQRPLEALEQIQVLQPDIVFMDMEMPLMNGVELAGILLETVRDLEVVFVTAHNAYAVEAFRIEALDYLLKPPTPVQLDRAVTRYQKKRRLPAEQEMRMPLKPARIVSFGGFYVLSAGGQEDKVKWRTYKSKELMSFLFLKGAAYVPKGQIIQALWPECSDVQAHSNLHTTLYKMKTALKKAEVHVDIHFKGGSYRMEIAGAAGDLWEFEDFARRNDPLTLLTVPKYEYILELYQGELFADDDYWWSNSKRAEMLGFYVMLSKKLCSYFIAEGRLKEAMHRVHLLLDKSPLDEEAHELLMGIYFRQKDRISLIRHYHAMKELLSNELGLEPKESVRQLYSEMLSKQ
- a CDS encoding HPr family phosphocarrier protein, whose amino-acid sequence is MQTTFRIIDEDGIHARPATALVNTATKFKDTEVFAEAKGKKVTLKSILGVLSLGLESGDTLTLITEGGQEAEALGALQDVMIKEGLGELND
- the ptsP gene encoding phosphoenolpyruvate--protein phosphotransferase; this translates as MIKISGIAASAGIAVAKAFILKHPDYTITKTTVSDVELEIVKLESALEISKGELARIKARTLAELGEKKAEIFESHLLILEDPELISPVMDKIREEAVNADYALQEVANQFIEMFENMKSTYLQERAADMRDVTKRVLNHLLGISYVSPAEISEEVIVIAEDLTPSDTAQLNRKYVKGFTTNIGGRTSHSAIMARSLEIPAVVGTKNVMSEVKAGDLIIVDGLSGDVLVNPGEAEVALYIGKQKEYDLQIAEWKKLREEPTVSADGKHVELAANIGTPNDVAGVIDNGGEGVGLYRTEFLYMGRDKLPSEEIQYNAYRTVLENMQGKPVVVRTLDIGGDKELPYLELPKEMNPFLGFRAIRLCLDRQDIFRTQLRALLRASVQGDLRIMFPMIATLGEFRAARDLLLEEKAKLREEGKEVSDQIQLGIMVEIPSTAVLADQFAKEVDFFSIGTNDLIQYTMAADRMNERVSYLYQPYNPAILRLIKNVIDAAHAEGKWTGMCGEMAGDATAIPLLLGLGLDEFSMSATSILPARSQIAKLSSADMKELAAKALQLGTAEEVAALVQAIK
- a CDS encoding SDR family oxidoreductase, which translates into the protein MKVLFIGGTGLISQAVSRLAVERGIELYLFNRGERSSFVPQGAQVIQGDIRDKEKAAGALKDYEFDAVVDWIAFTPEHVQTDIDLFTGKTKQYIYISSASAYQKPQRNYLITEETPLVNPYWQYSRDKIASEELLLEAYQNSGFPVTIVRPSHTYGDTAIPAALTSWSNPWSLVERIRKGQPLVIHGDGTSLWTLTHNSDFAKGFVGLLGHPEAIGEAIHITSDEVLNWNQIYAAIGEAAGREPKVVHISTDFIAANTPPGTADGLIGDQGVSSVFDNSKIKRLVPDFEAAVPFAEGVKRSVAWFEAHPECCTVDQEWSKMLDGLIAKHGVDAKLLTYYV
- a CDS encoding aldo/keto reductase family protein, translating into MKYRRLGGTGLKVSEISLGSWLTYGGYVEQDNAVRAIETAYSLGVNFFDTANVYEKGEAEKVLGATLSSYPRESYVLATKVYGVMGDGPNDRGLSRKHITEQCNASLKRLGAEYVDLLYCHRYDPETPIEETLRALDDLVRQGKVLYVGVSEWTAAQMAEALAVADRYLLDHIVVNQPIYNMFERYIEKEIIPLGLRKGIGQVVFSPLAQGLLTGKYSSVSDIPEDSRAAKLDWMRKGITEERIAKVQELGSIAAELDISVGNLALAWILRQPNVASALVGASRPEQVEENVKASGIELTGDVLTRIEEIIG